The Macrobrachium nipponense isolate FS-2020 chromosome 19, ASM1510439v2, whole genome shotgun sequence genome contains a region encoding:
- the LOC135212489 gene encoding cuticle protein CP575-like: protein MKVLCIVALGTLLALAAAYPSDIIDFETDHMEHEQEGQPGRAVEGEYSWVAPDGNEYVVKYVADHLGYRVLDSNAIPEAPEADFEDGDEDEFDE from the exons ATGAAGGTTCTG TGCATCGTCGCTTTGGGCACGCTGCTGGCCCTAGCAGCGGCTTATCCTTCAGACATCATCGACTTCGAGACTGACCACATGGAGCACGAGCAGGAGGGCCAGCCTGGAAGGGCCGTCGAGGGCGAGTACTCTTGGGTAGCACCCGACGGCAACGAGTACGTCGTCAAGTACGTGGCTGACCACCTCGGCTACAGGGTCCTGGACAGCAACGCCATTCCAGAGGCCCCTGAAGCCGACTTCGAAGATGGAGACGAAGATGAGTTTGACGAATGA
- the LOC135212494 gene encoding cuticle protein CP575-like, whose amino-acid sequence MKVLCIVALGTLLALAAAYPSDIIDFETDHMEHEQEGQPGRAVEGEYSWVAPDGNEYVVKYVADHLGYRVLDSNAIPEAPEADFEDGDEEDEFDE is encoded by the coding sequence TGGGCACGCTGCTGGCCCTAGCAGCGGCTTATCCTTCAGACATCATCGACTTCGAGACTGACCACATGGAGCACGAGCAGGAGGGTCAGCCAGGAAGGGCCGTCGAGGGCGAGTACTCCTGGGTAGCGCCCGACGGCAACGAGTACGTCGTCAAGTACGTCGCTGACCACCTCGGCTACAGGGTCCTGGACAGCAACGCCATTCCAGAGGCCCCTGAAGCCGACTTCGAAGATGGAGACGAAGAAGATGAGTTTGACGAATGA